A single Metarhizium brunneum chromosome 5, complete sequence DNA region contains:
- the bioF_1 gene encoding 8-amino-7-oxononanoate synthase — translation MYYESMVETWLKDHKLKTPEMQNEPAFYRNLEQRLDTLRAEHKLLTAKPRWDTPMVDFASNDILSLSRTGRIREAFLQEISRHENWNLSAGGSRLQNGNYNYILEVEREMAEFFGSETAFFGNSGFLCNAGITGCVALPGDCYVFDELVHASAHEGMKLGRASHKVSFRHNDVNSLRETLTNLRETHAEFKLGTQSILILIESIYSMNGDVCPLEEFVHVAKQVFPLGNAQFIIDEAHSVGVLGPHGRGLVSMLGLEKEIAIRVHVCSKAMASTGGVILCNKTVRSLMMNQMRFAVYSGAPSFPMVASARAGLQLFRSGGTHEEQERIQKTISYFFKRLTSKPDWQQAVAAGLLSCPVAEGWEQRQFHAHIIPIRTRPRHEQYLFFHNMLANIMAYNFAYPVVPKGESRIRIVVHAHNTEDDVDKLVASICQWAHEMLDLEKCGSNNTLPSAASKVFASQAAVKA, via the exons ATGTATTACGAAAGCATGGTCGAGACGTGGTTGAAAGACCACAAACTGAAAACCCCAGAGATGCAGAACGAGCCAGCATTTTACCGCAATTTAGAGCAACGGCTGGATACCCTACGCGCTGAGCACAAGCTCCTGACTGCCAAGCCACGTTGGGATACGCCCATGGTGGACTTTGCGTCCAACGATATTCTGTCTCTCAGCCGAACGGGGCGAATCCGGGAAGCCTTCTTGCAAGAAATATCCAGACACGAGAACTGGAACCTAAGTGCCGGCGGATCTCGGCTCCAGAACGGAAACTACAACTACATCCTCGAGGTGGAGAGGGAAATGGCCGAATTCTTCGGCTCTGAAACGGCCTTTTTTGGAAATTCCGGGTTTTTATGCAACGCCGGCATCACTGGCTGTGTGGCCCTACCTGGTGACTGCTACGTCTTTGACGAGCTCGTTCATGCCAGTGCACACGAAGGGATGAAGCTCGGTCGGGCGTCGCACAAAGTCTCCTTCCGGCACAACGACGTCAACTCTCTCCGCGAGACGCTGACCAACCTGAGAGAAACACATGCCGAGTTCAAGCTAGGAACGCAGTCCATCCTCATTCTGATTGAATCCATCTACAGCATGAACGGGGACGTGTGCCCTCTAGAAGAGTTTGTCCATGTGGCCAAGCAAGTCTTCCCACTGGGCAATGCCCAATTCATCATTGACGAGGCGCACTCCGTCGGCGTACTGGGCCCCCATGGCAGAGGCCTAGTCTCCATGCTGGGACTGGAGAAGGAGATTGCGATTCGGGTCCACGTTtgcagcaaggccatggcaTCTACCGGCG GCGTAATCTTGTGCAATAAAACTGTGCGTTCGTTGATGATGAACCAAATGCGTTTCGCAGTCTACAGCGGCGCACCGTCGTTTCCCATGGTCGCATCGGCTCGAGCTGGCTTGCAGTTGTTTCGAAGTGGCGGGACACACGAG GAGCAGGAGCGGATTCAAAAGACAATCTCGTACTTCTTCAAACGGCTTACGAGCAAACCGGATTGGCAGCAggccgtggcggcgggcTTGCTGTCTTGCCCTGTTGCTGAAGGGTGGGAGCAGCGCCAGTTCCATGCGCATATTATACCGATTAGAACTCGGCCGCGCCACGAGCAGTACTTGTTCTTCCATAATATGCTTGCCAATATCATGGCTTACAACTTTGCCTATCCTGTCGTGCCAAAGGGGGAGAGCCGTATTCGCATTGTGGTCCATGCGCACAACACCGAGGACGACGTCGATAAACTGGTCGCCTCCATCTGTCAATGGGCGCACGAGATGTTGGATCTGGAGAAATGCGGTTCGAATAATACTCTTCCGAGTGCGGCGAGCAAGGTGTTTGCATCACAAGCCGCAGTCAAGGCGTAG